Genomic segment of Kibdelosporangium phytohabitans:
GTACTCCTGCTCCTGCAGCTGGTCCGGGTCGTCGCTGGGGCTGAACCGGACCTGTACCCGGTCGTCGGCGCGTCCGTGCCCGGACGGCGGAACGTACCGGACGGTGATCGTGAACGTCTCCGACGACCCCGGACGCTCGACCGTCGCCGTGTACTCGTGCCCGTCCTGCGACCAGGACGACCGCACCCGGGCATCGTGGAAATCCATCCGGTAGGCCTGCTGCAGGCGGCCGTCCGCGAAGAAGCCCGTGAAATGGGCGAACGCGGCACGCGTGCTCATCACCGGGGACCGGTCGGCGATCAGCTCCGCCGCCCGTTCGAACGGCAGCTCGTGCGCGTCCACCGAGATGATCGTGGTGCCGTTGTCCACCCGCCGGCCGGTCTCCCGCAGCACAGTCGGCGCCAGCACGACCTCGGCCTGGGCGCCGTTCACCTCGCGGGGATCTCCGGGCCGCGGCTCGTACCCCGGAGGGTAGGCCAGGGACATCACCCGGTGTTCCGGTGGAACGCGGACTTCCAGGACCGCGTAATTGCTCACGCCACCGCGGTTCGCCGTCCAGTCCCGCACGAACGACAGCGAGTGCGACGCGGAGGACGGCAGCACCTCGACGAACTCCGACGTACTCCGGGATTCCGGATCCAGCATCACCGCCCGGTACACCGTCACCGGGCCGCGTTCCGGCTCCCGGCCCCGCAGCTGATCGGCGTGGGAGTAGAAGTCCCGGACGTTGCCGACGAGAGGAGGCAGCGCTGCCGGCGGAACGATGACCCGGCCGCCGTCACCCCGCTTATTGGTGAACATGCCGCCGACCACGTGGCGGGCGAACTGGTGCAGCTCCGGATCCCGCGCGACCGCGTCCAGGTGGGTCCGCGACATCTCGGCCGCGTCCGACGAGCCGGACGCCTGCGGCGCCCGCTCAGCCGGGCCATGCGTGGCGGGAGCCGGCTGGTCGGCGGGCGTGTCCTGGACGTTCTCGGCTCCGTCCCGCTCACCGGGCAACCCGGTTGCGTCGGTCTCAAGCGCGCCGTTCCGTGCCTGGACAGGCGGTGCCTGCGCAGACGTCCGATGCTCGATGAGGACGTCGCGGGTCCTGACGGCGAGGTTAAGCAGGCCACGGGCGTCGGGGTCGGTCCTGGCCGCGTTGACCAACTCCGCGCGCTCATTGGCCGGCAGGGTTTTCAGCAGTTCGGGACCGGTGAGCTTCCCGCCGCCGAGGTCGTGGAAAGCCAGCTTGGCGGCGGTCCGGGCGAGGGCGGGGTTGACGGCGGTGTGCGTCTCAAGGTGGTGGGTGACCTGATCGGTCCAGGTGTTAAGGCGGGCATGGCTCTGGCTGAGGCTCGCGGGATCCCGGGTGACGTTCGCCGCGATCCGGCTGCCGTCGGTGCGGATGGCAAGGCCGGCGTCGAACTTGACGATGGACTTGGGGTGGTCGCCGTACCTCCAGTCGACGCCGCGCTGGGCGAGGATGGAGTCAAGCAGGCCCTGGCCTTCCTTGGCGCCGTAGTCGAAGCGGGCGGTGCGGGGGTTCTTGGTGCCGAAGGTGACGTCGTTCTCCAGCTTGGGGCCGGTCACGCGGACAAAGGTGTTGACCTCGGGGAAGTAGACCACCCGCGGATCGACGCCGGCCATGGCCTCGCGCACCCGCAGGTCGAGTTCAGTGGCCTCGTTGGCGGCAACGCCGTCCTGATCGCGGACGCGGTAACCGCCACTGAGCACCTCGGGCGGGCCACCGGGGTTGGCCTTGACGGAGGCGTCGACCGCGTCGAAGAGGGGGCCGTGGTCGGTGCTGAAGTCGTGGACGTCGGCGTCCCCCATATGGAGGTAGACGGTGCCCTTGAGCTGGCTGACCAGTTGCGCGGTGAGCGGGTGCCGGGCGATGGTCTCGCGGATGGCGCCGTAGGGAATGGACTTCTGATCGATGACGTCGGTGGTGGGGTTCCGCCAGGTGAATCCGACCACGGTCACGGGAAAGCGGCCGTCCCAGCGGAACTCGTTGACGGCCTTCTCGACCTGTACGGCGTTTCGTCCGTTCACCCCGATGACGAGGCCGAAGCGTCCTCGGTAGCCGCTCCCGTCGAAGCCCTGGGCGTATTTCGCGGCGAGGGCACTGAGGTTGTCGGCGGGCGTCGCGGCGACAGTGGCGACGATGCCGATCCTGCCCCGGTTTTCTTCGGTTCGTGTTCCGAGTTCACCGACAGTCCTTGCCCGGACGGCGGTGAAGGCGAAGTCGCGGCGGGCTTGACGGAAGTCGGCCTTGCCACCTTCCGCATCGGGAGGCCGGTTGTCCGCAGGCACCGCTGCGGGAGTGTGCGGGGCTGTCCGGTTGCGCCCGGCGGCGAAATCACTGATGTCGCCACCACGCGCGCCACTTCCCACCGGAGTGGTCACGTGGCCCACCTCAGGCCGCGCCTTCGCCCTGGCCAGGAACTCGACCGCCGTTGGCGTCTCATCTCTCGACGCGACCCGGCCGACAGCGGCGTCGAAGAAAGCCGGGCTCCCCGTCAAGCCGCCCTGCCCCAACTTCAGTGCGGTGACGAAGTGGCCTGGGCTGGTCTGGTGCTTGTCGAACACCACGCCGTGCGTTCCCGCCGGCGCTTGCCGGAGGTCGTTTTCGACCTGGGCGCGGCTGCCACGGTGCGGGGTGAAATCCCCCTGGAGCGCGGCCGCCAGCTGCGTCTTGTCAACCAGACCGCTCGGCCCGGCCCGGAACAGGTCCGGACGTTCCGCCGCCAGCTCCCGATTGTCCAGCGCCCGTGCCAGCTGGTACGTCGCGTCGGCGCAGTTGGTGAGGTGCCCCGGCACTCCGCGTTGGAAGGCACCGCGGTTGATCTCCGGCAAGATCGGGACAACCGCTCGGATGAACTGCCCTTCAGCCTCCCGGCTGACGAAGCTGTCCCTCCAGATCGGGTCGCCCGGCTGGTGTTCCGGCTTGAACCAGGCCGGATCCCACGCCGGGCCGGTGTGCGGTGCCGCTGCTTCCGTAGCCGGTGCCGTGTCACCGGTACCGCTCGCGAACGCAATAGGTCGATTGTTCTCGACGAGATCGTTCGACGTCGCCAGATGGTTTTCCCGCGTTACCTGCACACCAGTGCTTGCGGCGACCTGATTGTCGAAGGACTTGTTGGTGTCGTGCCGCAACCCCGCACCCATCATCGTGGGATTGTCGGCCGCTGTATCGATCTCTTGTTGTGGATCACGCCCCACTCTGGGCTTCATCACCGGCTTCGGCACGCGGTCGTTGCCAGGTGGCGGGTCGTCCGGTGGCCGTTTTCTGGTTGGGACGTTGGAAGGCGAGTGCTCTTGGGTGTGAGGGCCGTCAGTGAAAACACTGTCGATCAGGTCACCGGAAGGCGCCTTGCGAATTGGATGTGTGTATGTGTCGGCGTTGTCCAGTGTGTGGGAGACAACTGGTGCCGCGACTTCCAGGGTCCTCGCGATCAGGCCGACCTGTTTCGCAGTGAGACCCTTTACCGGCGGGTCGCCCATGATGCCGCCGCGTCCATCAGCACGATCGAACGGCAGCTTGCTGTTCGTACGGCCGTCCCAAAGACCAGTGAAGTGGAAAACCTTGTGCAGCACGTTCGCCATTGGATCCGCAAGGTCCCACTCGACCTGATTCGTGCGCGGATTGTGCGTACCCTCGCCCCTGGAGTCGAGCACGTTCACCGGAACGTTCCTGGACGAATCGGTGTCCCAGCCCCGTGGCACCTCGTCCCGCGTCTTCGCATCCAGCGTGAAGTGGACCTGACTCCCCTCGAACCGCCCTTCGCCGAACTTGTGTTTGTAGTTGAAGTGCTTGTCCAGCTCGTTCTGCACCCGGTCAGCCAGATCCCGCCGCGTCGCAGGAGGAACCTTGTTCCCGGGAGAGATGAGGTCGAGCGGGATGGCGACCTCCACCACCCATTTGCCCGGCTGCACCTCGAAATGACGCAGGTCGAAACGGATCTGCGTGATCTTCCCGGACACCTGACCGGCCCCGGCCTTGTCCCCGACCCGCAGACCACCCTCTTGGCTGTACGGGTCGAACCGCTCGCTGCTGAACCTGGTGGGTGTGGCCCCATCCCGCCGGTGCTGCCACGTCCCGTCCTTGCGGACAACCCCATCGTCCGGCAATTCGCCCGTGCCCGGTTCACCGTGCCTTTGCCCAAATCCTGGGTCAGAAGCACCGCGGTGACCCGCTGCCATGTATCCGAACGCTGCGACCGCCGCGGCGCTGTCTTCCGAGACGCCCGGTTTCGACGGCCGCCCCACCGGCCTGTCTTGCGACGGTGGCTTGTCCAGCACCGACGGCCGATCTGACGAATGCGTAGCGGGCTTGTCCGGACCTGGTACCGACGGCCTGTCCGACGCCGACGGGATCGACCTCTCCGCTCCCGGCGGAATCGGCTTGTCGGGGAAGATGTTCTCGAGCGACTTGGCCGGGTTCCGCCTGTCCAGCAGAGCCGACACCATCTGTTCCGCCTCGGCCTTGTTGACCGGTTTCGCGGCAGCGGCCCCGTCCTCACGCGGCACGGAGGACTGCGGCACGGATGATTGTGGAGCAGCATGTGCGCCGCTGCGGTCCGTCGTAGTGGGTGCCTGCGTTGAGGAATTGGGCCCAGGTGCCTCGGCACGCAACGGTCCGCCTACTTGGCCCGTTCCAGGACCAGGCGCTGCTGTGATCGGTGGGGGGATCACCGGACCGGAGGGGATGTCCGAACCGATGCGACTGACGGGGCTGACCGGACTGACGGGACTGGAAGGAGTGGCGTGGGTGACTGGACCACCAGAACCTGCCGGACTCACGGGACTGACAGGACTCAGAGAAGCGGTGGAGCTGACCGGACCAGCAGAACCCACCGGACTGACCGGACCGGCAGATCCGGCGTGGCCACCTGCGGCCTCGCCACCCGACCGCTCCATCGGCGGAGTAACCGGCACGTCCACAACGCCACTGCCCAACGGAGTGTGGCCAGCCACGGAAGTGTCGATCGACAACTTGGGCCGGACGTTCGGCTGTCCGGCGTCCGGCGCCGACGGACCCCCATCGGACACGACATGGGACGACACCGGGGGACTCACTCGCGACACGGGCTGGTCTGGCGACGAAGGATCCGTGTGGACCTGTGTTTCAGGTTGTGTGGTCACCGATCCGTCCGGCCTGTCCACCGATACCGGACCAGTCACGTGCGACTCGGAACCCGCGCGCTCTTGAGGAACAGTCTGGTGCTCGCCGCCGATGACCGTCTCCGGCCGCTGCGGACCGGCCTGCGTCACCACGGACCCGTTCGGGTCATCCGCCATCGTGGGGACTTTCACGTCCGGCACCGGTAGATCCAGTAAGACCGACTCGTCCCGGATTATCCGACCATCAACCGGGCTTGTTTGTGCAGCCGGAGTTTTCAGCTCCAGTGACGGTGAGTCCGGCGATGACCGGATGCCGGTCGGGTTGTCCATACGCGACGAGCTACCGGGCTGTGTGGTCGCGTGCCCGCCCGTGTTCTGCTGTCCACCGGTGACCGGGTTCTGCTGGTGACCTGCATGGTTCGGCACAGGCTGTGCGAGGGTCGACCCCTCTGGCTGCAGCGGCGCCCAACCATCCAGCTTCGGTACGGAAGTGTTCAGCCAGGAACCGCCCGAGCCGTTCACCGGCGCGCCCAAGGGCGACTGCTCCGATCCGATGCCGCCGTTGCTGTCCGAGTGCACCTGCCCGGGCAGGTCGCCAGCCACCGGAACGCCGTGCTGGCGGGATATGGGTGCGCCGCTGAGGAATTTCTGGGTCTCGCCTGGCCGGTTCGGTGTCGTCGTCGGCACTTCACCCGGCGTGCTGCTGCCGGGGCTGTGAGTTGCGTGGCCTTGCCCGCCGGGCACACCCGATGTCGTGGCGATCGGCACGCCACCGGTGAACACGCTGCCGAGGTCGCCCAGGCCGGGTGCCGAGATTTTCTGGCCGCGGTCCACGAGCGTCGTGCCATCGAACCCGGTGTCGTCTGGAATGGACAGCGATGCCTTCCCAATTGGCGGCATATTCGCGACGGAGTCACCGTCGCGGAGCGATCCACCGTCCGATCCGTCCTCGTCTGGATCGTCCTTCAGCAGCGGTATCCGGTCCTCGGCCGGACCGGAGCCCGGCGCGGTGTCGAACTTCATCCCGACGACGCCACCGAACTTCTTGGCGAAGTCCCCGGCCACAGCGTCCAGTTTGGATCCGAGCTTCCCACTGGCGTGGTACGGCGCAGCCGCGCCGAGGATACCCGCCCAGATCTCCTCCGGATGCCCGGTCGCCAGGCCCACCAACGGGTTGCTCGCGGCGACCATGCCCATCTGCGCCCCCGCGTACCCGAGCTGCCCCAGGCCGCGCACCCAACCCGGCGTGACGATCCTCTCGGGCGGGATCTCGGCGCCTTTACCGCCGTTTGAACCGTCCTTCTCACTCAGCGGTGCACCACTACCGCCCGAACCGTCCTTTTCACCCAGCGGTGCACCTTTACCGCCCGAACCGCCTTCGGCACCGTCGAACTTGCTCTTTTCGAAGTTCTTGCCGAAGGATTCGCCCTTGCCCCCAGTCGGTATCCCTCGCAGGTTCGGTGGCAACGAACCCAGCCCGACCTTCGTGATGCCGTGGAACGCGCCGAACGCGGCACCACCGATCGCACCGCCGATGGTCGAACCCTTGACCGAGTTCCAGTCCACCTCGTCACGGCCGCCACCGGCCATCTGGCCCAGCTGGATGCTCAGGTCCAGGCCGCCCATGAACAGCGCACCGCCGGCGCCGTACTTCGCGGCGTTCCACGCGACCTGTGCGAGGGCGGTGGCCGCCTTCTGCCAAGTCAGCTGCGACAGCTTCTGCACGATCGCGTTCCAGATGGCCTGCAACGCCGCTCTGCCCATCGCGATCGTGCCGGGGACCGCGAACGCACCGAAGAGCGAGCACAACAACGCGATGATGGTGGCGAGGAACATCGCCGCCATCACGATCAGCATGATCTTGCCCTTTTGGACGTCAGCCGCCGCGGTCTTGCACATCTTCGCGAACGCTTCCGAGCCCGTTTCCATGGCCCGCAGTCCCTCGAGCAGTTTTTCCTTGCCCGTGAGGTAGTCGCGCAACGCGTCCGCGGTGACGCCCCGCATCGAGTCGTTCAACCGGGGAACCAACCGCTCGACGTCGGTGATCAGGTCCCCGACGACCCCGTTGAAGTCCGCCCACGCGGCGGACATCGCCTTCAACCCGCCCTCGCTGGCCTCAGGCCACGTCATCCCCATCGTGACTTTGAAGAACTTCTGCAGACCGGGCGGCAGCTCGGTGGTCATGTCCGAGCCGCGGCCGACTACCGGCGTCTCGTCCTCGCCACCACCGCCGCCGTTCGTTCCCCTCTTGCCGCCGGTTCCACTCATCGAAAACAATTCCTTCCACGTCAGCAAGAGGGGAACAGAACCGGCAGCGGATGCCGGACGTCGTCAGCGGGACTTGAACCGTCCGTCCAGCTTCCTCGCGGCGTCCTCGTCGAGTTCCGCCAGGTTCTTCGCCGCCTTCAACGACCCGCGGGCCGTCTCGACGATTCCTGTGCCCGCGGCGCCGGCGCCCTTCTGGAGGCTTTCCGAGTCCCCGTAGTAGTTCTTCTGGAAGCCCTTGCCTATCTCGTCATCGCCCCAACAGCCCTTGTACTGGTCGAGCACACCGGCCAGCTTCTGGTGGGCATCCTGCAGATCGAACCCGGCGTCCCCCAGGCTCCGCGAGAACGCCCGGAACTTGTCCAGGTCCAGGAAGAAGTCGTCAGCCATTGCCGCGTCCTCCCTTGCCGTTGTCTGCGGGAAGCGCGGGACTGTCGACGCCGAAACTGTCCAGAGTCTTGAGCATCGGGTCGACCAGCGCGTTGAGCATCTCGTCAGGTGACACCTTCCCGGTGACGATGTCGTTCAGGTCCAGTCCGGGAATGCCGGACGTGCCCATCAGGTCGGACATCTTCGCCATGGCCTGCGACCTGGCCAGCCGCAGGGTCTCGACGATCGACTGGGCGAGCTGCGCGGGCGCCAGCGTGCGGTACTTCGACCCGTTGAAGGTCAGATCGGCCAGTTCGCCCCGCCCGTCGACGGTGATCTCGAGCGAGTGGTCCTTGGCGCGCACGGTCGTGCTCGCCTCTTCCCAGTGTTTTCCGAGTTCTTCGAGCTTCTTGGTCTCGGCCTCGAAGCCGGCCCACGCGTCCTGCGCGGCCTTGGCGGGATCGGCACCCGCGAGGTTCCACTCAGCCATCACTTACCTCGTTCTATCAGTCGGTCCAGCTCGGCGAGCTTCTCGGCGAGCTGGGCCTCGACCTCCACTTTGGACATCCCCGCCTGGTGCCGCTCCGGCTCGGGTTCGCGCCTGCCCAGCGCGCCCGGTCCGGCATTCGACGAATCCCAGACCTCGGGCCGCGGCTCGCTCGGCACCGCCGCGACGCGGCTGTTCTGCTGCGACATCTGCCCACCGCCCATGCCGCCGAGCATCATCGGCGACATCGGGTAGCCGCTCAGCTGTGCGTTCGGGTCACCCGCACGTGCTGAATGGCCCCGGGTAGCCGGTTCGGCAGGTGGCTGGACGTCGCCGGGAAGTAATTCAGCCCCCGGCACGAACATTCCGCGATCCGCCGGATTCATCTGCAACGCGGCGGATTGCTGAACCGCGCCGCCGACTGCCGGGACCCCGCCGGAGCCCGCCGTCATCGCAAAGGAGCGCTTCGGGGTCACCTTGTCGGGGTCCACTGGCGGCTCGGCGGGCGACGACTGTCCTGCCACCGCCACCATGGGCTCTCCCTGACTGTTCCCTCCGGTGGCAACCGGAACGTCGGCGGACGTTTTGACCACGATCGCGTCCGCGCTATGGACACCGGCGGCGAGTGGCGCGACGGGCACAGTATCCGGGTGTTGCCCGGGTTCACGCTGGATCTTCTCCTCGACCGGTTTCCCGACCGTTCGCGTGCCCTTGGTAGCCGGTGTCTTGGTCACCTTCAGCGGCTGTACTGCTTTTCCGGTCGCCGGACCACTGTCCGCTCGTCCCAGCACTGCGGGCACAACGGCGACGCCCGCAACGGCTGTCTCATCCACATGGGACAGTGGCATTGCGGCGGGCTGCCCATGCCCCAGAACAGCGGGCGTGACCTTCGCCTGGTGGTGACCGGACTCGATCGATCCACCCGCGAGCAGGTCGGGATGAATCTCCCCCCGGCCGGTCGAATGACTCTCAGGTTCGCCGCGGCCGAGAACGTGGTGGGACCGGACTTCCGCCCCAGGCGGTCCGCCCGTGCCCTGTCGCCCGCCGGACAGCGGCGCCATCGGGGCGGCTACCGCCATCGCCATCCTCAACTGGGTGTCGTCGACAGGAACGTCGGGCGCCCCGCCCGGATCTTCCACGGTTCGCGTCACCATCTGCGGAGCGTGTTGCTCAGCCAGAGGACCTGTGGAGTGCGGTTTACCCGAGGACGGCTTGTCGACCACCGTGGGCGCCTCGAAAGGCAACGGGGTCATCGCGTTCGCGATGACCTGGTACGCCGCTCGCAGATCACGCAGGATCTGCTTGGCCGACTGGCCGTTGACCTCCGCGACCTCCTCTGGCGGTGGACCTCCGGCCACGGGCGGCGCGCTCTCCTGCTGCGCCTTCTGCCCTTGCAGGTCCCGCAACCGCCGCTGGTGCGCGGCCAGCAAGTCCCCGGCTTCGCGCAGGATCGAGCCGTAGCCGGGGTTCTGCAGGAACTGTAGTACGACGGTCGTCTGCCCGGAGACCCCACGCGCGAGGCTGTCGAACTCATCCGAGACCTTGCCGGTCCACGAATCCTGCACGATGTTCAGCTGGTGCCGGATCTGGTCGAGGACGTCCTGGAGCCGTGCGGCGGCCTGGTCGAACGCCGCGGCGCGCAGGTAGAAGGCCTCCGGGCTGACCTCGTTCACGAGCTGCGCCAGCTGGTCGAAGGTCAGCGCCTCCAGCATCGGGTCGTCGAGGACCGGCGGAGCCGGGCCGTCGGTCATCGGTCAGTCCCTCGGCCCAGCACCGGATCGTCGAACCCGTCCGGGTCGTCGCTCCACGCGTCCTTGTCGGCTTGCAGCCAGATCTGCGGCTCACGCTCGTTCTGCTGACCGCCGCCTCCGCCCATGCCACCCATGCCGCCCATTCCACCCATCATCGGCATGCCACCCATCGGCATCCCCGCACCGGACGCCGACATCATGGGGGTCTGTGCCGCGGGGGTCGCGGGGACCGTGGCGGCGAAAGGTTGCCCTGCCTGGCTGAATCCGCGCTGTCCGGCGACGTCGGTGTCGAACTGGGCGCGACTCACCGCCTCCGGCCCGGCGGAGGAGGTCGGGATCGAACCCAGCCCGCCACCGCCTGATCCGCCGCCCGGTCCACCGACCTTCGCCAGTTCGTCCATGGCGTGCTTGCCCGCCTCGAGCGGCATGCCGGCGTGCTTCTCGCTCAACGGTGCCGAGTTGTCACCGCCGAGGAAGTCCCGCAGCTTGGAGTGATCACTCGGCTTGACGTCGTCGATGGCCTTCGCGACTTGATCCTTGGCCTCTTCCAGCGCGTGTTTGGCCTCGGGGTCGGTGGTCTTGCCGATCAGCTCGTCGAGCTTCTCGTTCGCCACGTCCTTCGCGTCGTCCAACGCGTCGCGGGTAACGGGATCGACGCCGAGATCGGGTTTGGGGATGTCGGGCTTGGTCAGTTCCGGCTTGGTGATGCCGTCGCCGCGAGTGAACTCGTCGAGGGCGTCGCCGACCTCCTTCTTGGCGTCCTCCAGCGCTTCGCGGGCTTCGGGGTCCTTGGTTTTCGACAGCACGTCGTCGAACGCCTTGCGCGCTTGGTCCTGCGCTTCCTTCAACGCAGGAACCTCGGGACCGTTCGAGTGGGTCGACGGCAGGCCGCTGTCGGTCTTGAGCCCGTCGATGGCGTCACCGACCGCCTTCCTGGCTTCCTCAAGGGACTTCTTCGCCTCGGGATCGGTGGTGTGCTTGGCGACGTCGTCGATCGCGCCCAGTGCTTTCCGCTTGGCTTCGTCGAGCGCCTTCGTCGGCTGCGACTCGCCGGAGTCGCCCTTCAGGCCGTCGATGCCCTCGGTCAGCTTTTGCTTGGCCTTGTCGAGGGCCTTGTCCGCCTCCGGGTCAGTCGTACCGCCCGCGACCTTGTCGATGGCGTCCGTGGCTGCCTTCTTGGCGTCGTCCAGCGCCTTCTGCCGCTGCTGCTGCGCCGGGTCAAGAGCGGGACTGTTGCCACCCGTCAGCTTGCTGAGCGCCTCGCCGGGGTTCATGCCCGACGAACCAGGCGCGGGCGATCCGCCGCCTCGGGAGTTGCCGCCTGCACCGATGCCGTCGATGGCGTCACCCACCGCCTTCTTGGCC
This window contains:
- a CDS encoding YbaB/EbfC family nucleoid-associated protein, with translation MAEWNLAGADPAKAAQDAWAGFEAETKKLEELGKHWEEASTTVRAKDHSLEITVDGRGELADLTFNGSKYRTLAPAQLAQSIVETLRLARSQAMAKMSDLMGTSGIPGLDLNDIVTGKVSPDEMLNALVDPMLKTLDSFGVDSPALPADNGKGGRGNG